The DNA sequence TGGCAGTGCACACCCGTGCGCGGTCACGGGACCATCACGAGGCTTGGGACGGGCCGGCTCTCCCCTCGATGGTCGGTCTTTCCGTCAGATAGGACTGGAATGAGGTCACGATGACCGAGCAACAGCAGTACGAGGTGGTCCGGCAGGGACCCGGTTTTGAGTTGCGCTACTTCCCCGCGCATCTGGTCGCCCAGGTCGACGTCGAAGGTTCCTTCGAGGACGCTGGCACCGCGGCCTTTCGTCCCCTGGTCGCCGACATCCGCGGGGACACCCAGACCCGCGAGGGGCTGGCGATGACCGCTCCGGTGCTGCAGCACCGCGACGCCGTTGCGGGCCCGTCGTCGGCGGTCCAGGCCGTGACAGCCGAGACGGCACCCGGACGGTATGTCGTGTCCTTCGTCATGCCGGAACGCTCGACGCGTGGGTCGCTACCCGTCCCGGGCAATGCCCGGGTGGCGATCCGGTCCGTCCCCGAGGAGCTCGCCGCCGTGACTCGGTACTCGGGCCGATGGACCGCCGCCTCCTACCGGCAGCAGGCGGCTCGGCTACGGCAGGCGGCGCAGGATGCCGGGCTTGAGCCGACGGGTCCACCGCGTTTCGCGCGCTTCGACCCGCCCTGGACGCCATGGTTCCGACGTCTCAACGAGGTGGTTCTGCCGGTGAGCGAGCGCCGACCCCGGGAGTGACAGTGCGGCCGCATCTCCCCCGGTCCGGGTGTTCGACCGCTCGTCCCTGAGCAGTCCTTCGAGCGGCAGGCCCTCCTCGTCCGCCTTTTCGACTTCATCGAAGCGTGCGGGCAGGCGCATCAGCGGTGCGGACTCGCCGGCGGTCGAAGCCATTGACCAGTCCACCTGGCCGCCCCCCAGGTGGCGTTCCCGATTGCCGCCCGCGCTGAGGCTCGGGGCGTACTGTCACAGGTCACGGAGCCGTTCAGGCTTCCCGGCTCGAGGAGCCACCATGGCCGACAAGTCACCCCGACAGCACATGCAGAAGAAGGCGGCCGGCAAGTCCATCAAGGAGAAGCGCCTGGAGAAGCGGGCCAAGACAGGCTCCCCGATCGAGATCATCGCTTCTCCGAAGAAGCACTGATTCACGCGGGTTCCGTGACGAGGGAACACTCGAGCGTGGGCAGTGGCTGCGAACGCACGCGGCCCGCAGAGGGTGCCCGCGAGGTGACGATCTGGAGCGAGGCGCTCCGGTATCCGGCGCGCGTTCGCAAGCTCCTTGTCTTCTGGCATGGCGGGCCCGACCGCCCAGTTGGGGGCACAGACCAGCTGCGAGACTAGCCCTCGTCGGCTTGCACAGAAGGCAAGCGCAGCTGCGCTTTCGGGCACCAGTGGTAGTAGCCCTGCCTCGAGCCCGGGTCACAGTAGCCCACGAGCCCGTGCCAGCCGTCCGGTTCCAGGCGAGTGCCCAGCAAGGTGGCGGGTAGCCAGCGGCCCTCGTGCAGAACTTCTACAGGGCGGAGCATGTCCACCAGTGTGCGCTTGTCGCAGCGAATGCGGCAGCGCGCGAAACGACGAAGATCAGAACCGACGTGCCGTACTCGACCTACCGCTGCCAGACCGGCGCGACGTTCTTGCGGTAGCCGCGTCCGAAGATCCCGCCGATGATGGAGAGCACGGGACCGGGCACGTCTCGGGTTACCGCTTCGCGCTCATCGGGCGACGCGCCGTCGAGCACCCAGGCGAAGAACGTTCCACCCGTGGCCGGGCTGACCTTCCCAAACGCCTTACCCATCGCCTTGATCTCCGGAGTGTCGCGCTTGGCCACGTAGACGTCCTCGGTCTCAGCCTCCTCGTGGTCGAGATGCGCGACCGTCACCACCTGCAGATTCTGGAAGGCGGCCAGCGCGGCCCTGGACTCATCGAGGCCGGCCGTGCGTGTCAGCGCTCCCATCGCGGTACGAGTCTCGGCCAGAGCTTCGGCCATCGCCTCGTGCTCAACGTCCATGGTCGCCAGCAGCTCCTTGCTCACACCGACGGCCTGGAGCGCCGGCCACGCGATC is a window from the Actinomycetes bacterium genome containing:
- a CDS encoding heme-binding protein; this encodes MTEQQQYEVVRQGPGFELRYFPAHLVAQVDVEGSFEDAGTAAFRPLVADIRGDTQTREGLAMTAPVLQHRDAVAGPSSAVQAVTAETAPGRYVVSFVMPERSTRGSLPVPGNARVAIRSVPEELAAVTRYSGRWTAASYRQQAARLRQAAQDAGLEPTGPPRFARFDPPWTPWFRRLNEVVLPVSERRPRE
- a CDS encoding hemerythrin domain-containing protein: MSELSMNKAIHGAVRRDLDRFLAALSTFPPGERNRAHQLGTAWANFDGQLTRHHEGEHTIAWPALQAVGVSKELLATMDVEHEAMAEALAETRTAMGALTRTAGLDESRAALAAFQNLQVVTVAHLDHEEAETEDVYVAKRDTPEIKAMGKAFGKVSPATGGTFFAWVLDGASPDEREAVTRDVPGPVLSIIGGIFGRGYRKNVAPVWQR